In the Vanacampus margaritifer isolate UIUO_Vmar chromosome 9, RoL_Vmar_1.0, whole genome shotgun sequence genome, CCTGAAAGTTTTTAAAAGTGATGTTATATGATTTAAGTCAACCATTTCTTGGCAGCAAAGAACGGGCACTgaagaacattttttattaattgtttttatttaatagaaTGTGGGATGGgcaaaactatatatatttgttttaagtattttaactaattcactgctataaactatttctattagttttacattttccccccacttttgttaacaagagtatgaaaacctagacatttattttaataatatatatttttaaaagatcattaaaaattaggggcgtcaggcgattaaaattaatagcatgacttcaataattaacttacaattaatcacaaattttatatctgttctaaatgtacaacattttttttctaggttttcatactcttgttaacaaaagtgggggaaaaaatgttaaactgataaaaatagttcaaatgaatttctgacgtctatagccgtcaatggcattagATTTTTACCCATCATGTATGGGTCTGGAATGTATAGCCTGTGATAAACAGCTACTACATTGTGTTGTAAATATTCAAGATGATCCTGTCCGCAGCTGCAATGCTTTCAGCTGTTAAACTGACAAAAAAGATGGTGTTTCATTCAGCAGCAATAAATAGAAGTCACACAACCAGAGCAGCCAATCTTCACAGTTGGTCAGTACAGAAGGACAAAGAGCAGTCATTGAGCGCCACAGGGACTCTTCGTTGGGTTATTTAAAGCCATGACAACACTTACTGTGGGCGAACATTTCTGTCCAGCCAGCATTTCTGCCATCTGGACTTTTCAAACTCACCAGACTCTCAAATTTCGGATTTATTTGAACTACCCGTGACTTGCCAAATCAGGTTGAACTGAGCTGTGGTGCGTTTAAGACCTCGACCTCAAGCTCGTACAACGCCGTAATGGtctcaaatttcaaaataacgacgtcaatataattttttttgtatttatgacTGTGTTGGTAGTTATAAAATACTCACAGTGCCGCCTAATCAGTCAGTGGGCGCGTGGTTAGTTCGCCACCGCTGTCCCGTGGGAAAGCGTTTTCCACTTCTTAAATTGCCGTATCGTATCATAGCCTTGAAAAACGTAAACAACGTGCAAAAGGCACGTCGTGACTTGAGCTTGTTTGTGCAACCGTGTCTACTTCCGCGCAGATTCAAATCACTTGTCGTTATAGAAGTCGCGTGACGTTCATGGTACACACGTCCTTTGTTTACCCGAATCGAAAAAGCGCATGCTGTTCGTCAGAAACTCTCCTTCGTGGGCCTTTGTTCCTTAATAGAAGAACGCTCATAATTCTTTACCACATTTGAACCAAAACATGCTTTGATTCGCTGACACATTAATGGATGCTACTTAAACTTTACAAATGTCTGTCTGAAGTGTTCGACAGCACCTAAACGCACAACAGGTTCACTTGGGTTCACTGCGGTTGTGCTGCGTTTAGGACCACCTCTTCAGACTCGTACATTTCTGTTTCTGTGTCGAGCTCAAAGTTTTCTGGTGCCGTCGATGAACTTTATAAACATTCTAAACATGTTTGGACAAGGGGGGGTGCAAACACACCGTCACACAGAACAAACAAAAGTGCTAATCTGCTGTTCCTCTTCCAGTCAACAACCCACGACTAATAAACAAACACCCAATCAGCACACAACGAAGCAGTTACCTTGATGGCAGATTAAAATCTACATGTAGTTGCAGACGCAGATTTGTGAGTATTTATTGATTAAGACAAGTGAATTACTTTCGGAGACAAAATGTAAACACGGGTTGATTGTTACGGATGGACACCAACTGATCCCGTTGACAAAGCTGGAGACTTTGGCAAAACTACCGTGTAATCTGCGCAACCAACCGAATATAATGATGCTTTTTGTTTAGTATTCACGCAGATCGATTGGTCGATTTATCGGGGGTCTTTATTGGACGTGAAGTGATAGGTCTTGTAAAGTGGGGGGTTGAGAAGCCTGTTTGTGTAAATCGGTTTAGCTCGTTAGCAGCCGGGCGTGGAAGAGaagagaggaggagggggtTGTTATTCGACACGGCTGGGGCTGGACTAACCGACGTCTGCCTAAAAACAATGTTATCATGGTGTACGACACACAATCGAATGCACCCAAGAAAAAGCGCAGTAAAAAAAGGCACGAGACTTAAAAGCGTCGAGCAGCTAAAATGCTTGCTAAACTGGAACAAATTGTACAACGACATGAATTATGTATGTGTGGAATTAACCAGAAAACACAACAAACGTCCGATAACTGCACAGTAAtgactgtatatacacacatatatatataattatttaaaaagttaaaacgTGAAGAAAGTGCATAGAATGATGCAAGCTAGGGAAGTGTAGGGGGGAACAAAGAACCCACCTGCAGCTCAGCCGACgacgtaaaaaacaaaaaacatcaaaatttaAATTCCTTTTCGAACTCGAGGTAGATGCGTGCCTTTTTCGAACAATGAAAAACTCGACGTTTTCTTCGTAGaagaaataaagttaaaaaaggCGTAATGTTAGGAACTTAACATCGGCTGTTTCTTCTTTTCTCCCGACTGAtccttttgttattgttgtgagTGTGTGTCGGCCTCCTCACAGCTGATCGACGTGACGTCTTGAAAGGCGGGGCCAACACCAGCGTCTCGACCAATCGTGGGGCGCAGCACCGTTTGTCACTAACACACGTGACTTTGTTCACTGTAGGACATGACTGGGCAACGCTCGCACGAGCACTAAAACGCTGCAATGTTACATAAACGGACCATATCCGGTTCCGGTTGCATTTTGTAACCATTATAAATGCAatcaatatatattattatgttattGTAGTTTTAGTATGTTCATCAGCGGTAacctttgtttttatgtataatGTATGAGTCAACGCTGCACGTTTAAAAGCTCAAatgagcaattaaaaaaaaaaaaatatttttttaagatagttttacttttaagaaaaaaaaatctggatgaGAAAATCCTACTTTTTCAAGAtcattgtgttaattttttttttttaaatactactgTAATTATCTTCACTTCCATAGGTTGGATCCCAGTCCGTACCATGTAGATTGCctgaaagaaaaataagtgTGTGATATAAGTCCAAACAGCCATCAAAGATGAtaactattaaattaatttatactTACATACAATTGCACTGACTCCCAAACTAAAGCCCAACAATCTTTTTGAATCTATCAATATCTGAACCCTTTTCTGGGATGAATGAATCAAGAAAAGTTCTGTGTGATAATGGAGTGACCCCTATATGtcaaaattggaagaaaaaCTTGATTTAGACCGGTATTTTCTATGCATTTCTCATTTAATTTCTGGAATAAacttaataatgattaaaatatatatatatatatatagagagagagagctggtCCTGTCTGGTTCTCAGTGGCTCAAATCTTCGTCCCGATTGGTGGCTTTCCATCACATGACTTGGTATCCTTGCTTTCTGTACATATTGACTCGAATCAgccacaccaaaacaaaaccataAATCGAGATTGGAAAAACAGACACGGGAGATAAGGCCCATTTGCCTGACCTGCCGTTTTTTCCATTGGTGCGCAAGCAGGTCGCACCTGGACATCTGATGACATCACAACACTGATAAGAACGTCCTTGATGGCCTCTGCGTTACATCAGCTCCAGCGCTAATAGAACCTTACAAAACTTTCCACCAGGGGCATTGCTTCGTTCTTGAATCTTTAAAAGTTTTAACATTATCAAGAGTTCTGTAATTGGAAAATTTGTTAAATTcatttagcatttatttatacatgtatGTCAATGAATATCCAATTCAATAAATTAtagtaatacaataaaaaataaaataaagtcagatgtttgagtttgtattttattttattttttaatttaaggggtacattttgacgctaatattttcccttttactgaaaatgaatattgggcccAAATATCTTTTTGCTTTCTTGAATCCTAACATCagtattggccctgaaaaaaaaaactacttttcttcttctcaagCACACAAGTTGTTCAATGGTCGTGGACAAAATGTCCTCCAGTTGGGAGCAGTGTGTCAGTGTTACAGCAAAACAATAATACAGAGCGCCTCCTCCATATGTGGAAGTTGGGTGGGCTTGCCTTTACATAACTGTGTTTTACTGCGCGTTGCACAACTGCGTAGTGCATGAGCTCACGCAGAGGTCAATAACCTACTGTTTTTGTCCGTGCTCTACTGGGAAATGGGACAAGATGTACAGTATGGAAAAGGAAACTAAAATGGTGGCTTTATGTAATGAGTCATATTGTTGTTGGAATCAAAAGTATCACGCATGTTGATTCATTCTGTTTAGTGATGTGCATTCGCTGCAGTTGTGACAAGTACAGGAAtcgtaacatttaaaaatagagACATCAATCTCATGTAAAACTAGATAGGCCTATCTGTTTATATTAGAAACAGTTGCAAGTCGTGGCTGGTAGAACACattgcattttgtgtttattagtatttaaaaatatatatttttgtctataatttTATGACTGACTCTTAAAtgattaaagaaaatatttttgtattattttttaaatatttacttaaTTTGATTAACTTACTTTGTttgtatattaaatattttttgcatttcatatttttttgtttatctatgtcttaatgtttacatttaagattgttgaaaactttattttatatagtgcattaaaaaacaaacatttcttaagtcttatttttttttcttgacctcATTGGAGGGCCCACAGGGTCAGGACCTTCCCGCACTTCTGTGTCAACACGCTGAGGGGAATGTGAGCGGCGCCCACGAGACATACTGACCTCAGAATCTGACTGTGTGACACTTTtactttttgctttgactttctTCCATTTATTCACACAATTCCACGTAATTGTCGTGACATATTTACATGCTGTTTCATACTTTGGGTGGAGTGCTGGGCCACAAATATGTGCACACACCCAGGGGAGCaaatcacgcacgcacatgcacgccCACACTTTGTGCATGGTGTTGCATCAGATTGATTGACTTGAAAACAGTGGCAAAGTCCTCCAAGTCACAAAGTCTGCTTGCTTCTCtccccaacaacaacaagccaatcaaacatgcaaaaatAGATGCATTAAGGCATCTGAAATTTATTAGAAGcacttcaaaaagaaaaagtctgaTTAGGTTatcatttgtttttggggggtatttttttgtatgttgtatTTTATACGGGTTTCTTCGTTTTCTTTTGATTTAtcaggattttaaaaaattctctattcatttaaaatttgtcaattttcttgttttatttgcatACAGAGGCCTACGctattcagaatttttttaataaatatgtttaacattttaaattttattgaataatgaaaaaaacaccatataatgtcaaaaaaaggaagaaaaaaatcgaAAACCAACAGATTGGAAATTGAAAAAGGGGAAAATTAAGAAATCaaataatggaaaataaaagAGGAATAACGCAAAGAAGAAATATAGGGGGAAATGGAAAaattacaaaagtggaaaaatgtcaaaatggagaaggaaagaaaaagtagGAGACAATGAAATCGGAATAATGAAAAtgagaacaaattaaactaaaaagaaccAACAAgcagaaaaaagaaagcaaaagtaACACAAGAAAGAAGGAATGTACGGGCAAAAGGGTTTTAtggaaaaaggagaaaaaacaacagagaacaggtatttaaaatatataaatacaaataagacCAATAAAACCACAAGGAAAACGTTAAAcatataagaaaaaaagtaatgaagtagaatgaaaaattttattaaataagaAAAGGAACACAAACGTGAAAAAGAACAAACTGAGGAAAAGTGAAAAATAGAAGTAGAGAAAAAACAACGGGATGTTTGTGACGCTTTGGCGCCCTCCAGCGATTCGCGGCGAGAACTACATCCTAAAGGCTTCCCCCACACAAGCAACACAAACTGACAACATACCAGACAGAAAAATAAGTCTtttctttattcatttgtttgatATTCTCAACAAATATTGATATGTtactaaaaatataatttcagaAATTTCCATAAATTCAGCATTTATATTCTATCAAAATTAGTTTGTACATTTGTACTGTGATTGCAGCTCACCGGCAGCAGCATTCATTCCTGAGAAGTACcacaatctaaaaaaataaaaaaaatcacattttcaactttttatgttaatattaagttatattttgaaatgtgtgtttgaAATGCCCGGCCactcatcaagtgtgaaattaaacaaccaagtcaGTCTTTCATGACCTGGCGATTTCTGAAATGTGTGTGGAAGTGAGCTCTTCTCCACTTGTTGATGAAATGCTGCCAAGGACAATGCAATTGAATCTCTATGGCTTGCTTTACGTTACAGCGTGTGAGGATAAATCAGTCAGTGGCTGTCATGAACTACATCgccaaattaattgacaagCGTATGGCACAGACCTTTTCCAGTGTTTGAAAGTCACCACAACTTCCCAATGTCTTTTCTTCATGAATTACATTAATTCCAGAGCGTTGGAGCAATCCCATTTGCCAGCCCCCCCACTGTTGGAGACCTCTCCATCAGAGGTGGTCAGTGGCAGGTAGGCGTAGTTGGCACCTGTGCGACTCGGCGGCGAGTGCCCGAACAGCTGCACGACCAGAGCCAAGAGGCTGAGCATCAGCAGGACGCTCAGGATGATGGTGAGCGTCAGCCATGTTGACCTGTAAAGAAGAGAACAgaataagaattttttttttttaatgtgcatttttcAGGGAaagaagttgtatttttttcccatggtAAATAGTTGGTTATGTTTGTGGACAAATATGGCAATATTACGagaattttttacatttctctgaacagttttaaagttatttaattaGATGATTTTTTGCTAGCAAAAACATCAccagaaaatagaaaaaaaccacacaaaaattaaaaggaaaaacaaaaaatataggatctattttttttatttcaaaatgggaATAAGAAAATCaggaggaaaaaacaaatgttaagaactgtaaagtaaaaatgtaaaaaaataaaaaaataaaaagatgaaatAGGAAAAggaataaagaaaaatacaaaatgacatttttttttttaatgggaaaactacaaggtggggaggggggcaaaactgaaaagaaagaagaagaaaactgttCAAATGAAACTTTCAagggggaaaaatgcaaaaaatggaagaagaaataaacaatgttaatggttgCGCTAACGTGACCGTTGTTggagtctcctgaaaagtgacgattttggaggtaTAAGGTTTAGGCCAGAcgccagccatttttattttatttttagaagaagaagaaaatcaaaatactgaaaaaagttgtaatactATAAGAATAAAGTGGCACttttatatgacaaaaaaagaccTTTTTATACTTACTCTGTCAAATAATGAGTTTCTTGTTCCTGCTCTTTGGCCTGTGAGCGTCCATCTGTGACaataaaagatgacaaaagacaacgACTGAATACACACTTCAGACATACAATATATAAGAAGTGCTGCGCTAATGCTGGGCCTCAACACAAGTCTTAGAGCTTTTCTGTTGTAGCACTGTTGTAGCACTCTCTTGCACCTTCTTCACAGTTTTTTCCCGTGAACCCCGGAGAGCAGCTGCAGCGTCCGTGGATGTGATGGCACGAGCCGCCGTTCAAACAGGAGCACGTCTGATTGCAGCCGTCGCCATAGAAACCCGGCAGACATTCTGAGAAAAAAGGAACGCAATATGCAGTTTACACATAAGCTACACTAGCTTGTGTTAGCTTAGCTGCTCTTGCTAGCATGATGCATAAATGTTTACCTTCGTTAGTTACAGGTTGTGTGCACTCACCTCGACTGCAGTTGACGCCCGTCCATCCGGCATCACAAACACAACCACCtgcaaaatgacaaatgaaaacTCTTCAGTATAAAGAGGACTCGGGGCCGGCGGGACAGAAGTTGCAGGCGGGGCCTCGGTGGGGTGGACACTTACTGGCGGTGCAGACCTCGTGGGGGCCGCATGATGGCAGCTGACACACTGACGAGCCGCAGTCGGCGCCCCGCCAGCCCTCCTGGCAGCGACATGCTCCGTCCACGCATCGGCCGCGTTCGCCGCAGTCCGACGGCTGGCAATGCGGCGGATGGACGCACAGGACGGTGGAGACTGCCCGAGCGCAGCGCCACCTCACGTCCGCTTTGCTGAGGTGGGATTCGGAATAATTTCAGGCAACAGTAAGAGATGCGTATCGCGTCATTGTGGCGCAAGCTACCATTTATCAGACGGGTAGTTTGCCAAGGTGCCGTTGGAGACGAAGGTGGCAGACCCGCCGCCATCCATATTGATGGCGTTGATGACTCCATTTTGCTTCAGGAAGTCGGCCATCTCCCAAAGGCTCATTCTGTCGACGATATGCAACATCTTGAGATCCACGAGGAATTAACAACCCCAAACCTTTTGTTAATCAGGCCCTGTCAGACAAATTTAAGGGCATATTTTTCACCACAATCTGGAGTTGCATAAATCTCTCACCCCCTTTCTCCCGTCTGTCCGTCCAGCTGCAACAAGATCACACTGCCCTTGGCGTCGTGACCCAACGCCGTCCTGGCTGACACAACATCAGCAAAATAGCGTAAGGAGCCTGCCAAAGTACAGAGCACACCTCAGGCCGCGGAACAAACCCGACGACCGCGGGCACATCAGACCACGGGGTTTTGAATAGCCATGAGGAACTTCTGTACCGGTCTCCTGCGTCTCGTCACACTCGGCCTTCAGACTGGAATTGACGTACACCTCGCCGTTTCGGACCAGCCACATCACTCCGCTGACCAACTGAACAAAGGGGTTGGACTGGTCTAGAACCTCGTCCTGGGACAGATACCTGTACAAACACAAGGCTGACTAAtatcaatacaaataaataaatacaaatataatatatataaatataataatattaatatttaatattattaattataataaaaatatataatataaaaataataaaatattataaaatatatatatatattataataaaaaatattataataaaaaaataaaaatatataatataaaaataataaaatattatattataaaaataaaaatatataatatatggtAAATAGACATTTAGTATAATCTACATTAGGTAAATTAGtagtgcatcaaaaaaaaaatgccattcagCGTTAGTTCTCTGTTTTCTTACCCGAACACCAGGGTCCCGTCCCTCCTAATTCCAAAGTGGGCGTTCTGCACACCGCCGCTGTCCTGCACCATCCTGCCGTCGCTGACCACGTTGCCCAGACATTGGCCCGTGTGTGTGTTGAAGTAGCCGCCGTTCTGGGCGTACACACAGCCGGCGGCCCGGGACGTCTCCTCTACCGTGGATAAGCGTCGACTGCCGCATCCGCCCGGCCGGCCAGGCTCCAGCACCGACAGGGTCCTCAGCGGGTCCCGGACCACGGTAAAATGACCTGAagccagacacacacacaaaaaaagtaattttagcTAGTTAAAGTTAACTACCACAAATGTATGGCTCaggaattgattttttgggggaaggaGAGTGAATAGGCAaattagctgttttttttaaccgaTTCTTGCTGGAAATTTTGTTAATtcactgtttttgtgctcaggtcaAATCAATAAAGTGTTACTTGAACTTCGATCCGTAAATGAAAAGTCATGCCTTTAAACTCAGCTCATCCTTCAACACGACAggccaatttggattttttttttttactacactaTTATTTACTGAATTGAAATAAGGAACATGCATTCTACTTtacttttattaaatatatgaaatcttcaatatatttaaagtttgttttaaaaataagctTTCTGAAAATAATACTTgtaacaaaagaacaaaaaatatatatttttatcattttcttCCCTATTTTTATAAAACTGGTCAGTTTGAGTCTTAAAACAACAGAAGATAATTGTTTGTCATCAATGTAAGGCAATCAATGTAAGTTAAAGGTCATACCTGTCTGGTAATCTTAAAAACCGGATCAATACACGATCCACAGCAAttctaaaaatttaaatatataataacaaaacaaatagaATCCCTTTGATCAAAAATCATGCTTTacaattgtgcttttttttaagttaacttACCATTTGAAAACTTTATAAAAACTTCAGAATTTGTCAATGTAACTCAAAAGGACGGTTAACAATATTAAAGATAATTGTTTGTCTTGATAAAGGCAATCAGAGTATTAAAGTTAAAGGTCATCTCCAACTTTTTAGTCTGTAAAACAATTCAGTTTGACTTGCAACAAAAGAGGATGGTTGAATATGTTCAAAGTTCCTCATTCGTGCCCTGACTATATAATGGACTTTTACGCAATTTTAATGGCTTTTTACAGTATACAGACAAGTCCAAATTTAGAGTTGAGAACTCTGCAATTCTTCTTTTTGCTTCCTCAAAGTGATGTTGTACGATAGTCTTCCATTTATTGACAGAAATAGAGAACAGGTGCTATGGAATactttaaaaactttattttaagaATTTTGAATGACAAATATACAATTGGGGAAAactgtactatttttttttttacaatggtcTCTTCATTGCAGGTTTTCACCTATTGCGGGTGTGTCTGGAACATTTCCTCACAATGAGCGAGGGTTCGCtgtaataacaaaataaaaaagataaaactGGTTACTTACCAGTCACGATACGGTTTGGCAGCTTGTACACGACCAGTCTGGACTCGGCCACTGGTAGCCCGCTGTGGTTGCTGGCGCGAAAGCTCTCGTGCGTGCGATTGCCGTGCACGCTGAGCTGACAGTCCCTGACGTAGCGGTGCGAGTGGCGAGGGCCGTGGCCGTCCGTGTAGGGCTGCAGGATGTCCATGTAGGGCTCCCTGATGTCATCCGTCGCTGACACTcttaaaagtaaacaaaacgTACAGTGTTAgacagaaagttttttttttcattgatatgcataatttgacattatttttcaaattaattaatgtaaaccaaaaaaatgaaaaacaattggGAGCCAAAAGAGCGGGCTCTTTTTAGTGAGCCGAGCCAAAATAGCCGGTTCTCTAAAAACAGACAGGTTTCCCACGGATGTATTTGTGAATGTGGATCtgaaaacacgtgaaaatctctctctctctctctctctctctctctctctctctctctctctctctctctctctctctctctctctctctctctctctctctctctctctctctctctctctctctctctctctctctctctatatatatatatatagatatagatatatttatGTGAATAATTGTGAGACAAATTTATCTCCGTGCTATGCGCGTTGGCCCTTATGCATAAAAGCTTTTTTGTTTCACCttcttttaaaatgataaaataatcgACCTTGTTTTTTCACCCTTAGCTTTTAACAGACTTcttgttacagtaaaatattttccatATATCATAACTTGAGTCACTGCAATCAGCAAATATGCTGTAACTCCCCTTTGCTCGGCTGCAAAGGTACATTACAGACATATAGAACATTAAATACGGCATAAATATGCACATTAAGAGGTACACAAAATTTGATGTAAATTTGGCCATTTAGAAATCCACTCATTAAAATTGATGTATACATTGTCCACATTAAATGTGAGATAAATATGTTAAATTAGAACTGCATTCATTACATATGattatatattgtacattacaAGTGTATTCAAAAGTATTTGGTAAATACGGTTCATAAAAGGTATTGAATATGATGTATATTCGCTACATAACATGCATAGTACAACATTTAggaaacattaaattaaatatgatcTAAATGTGATATGCTAAAGATGCAAATATTGAATATGGCACaattaatattttgtaaatatagCACATTATTGGCGGAAATAGTCATCAAAGATGTAAATATAGTGCAAATATAATTTAACTACTTCGACCACGTTAAACTGGTTGAGAAATGAGGAAAGTAGGTGGCGTCGagaaaggaaaaacaacagTTGGGGGGTAATAAAAGTAGGCTACTTCAAACTAAGTACTCCAAAGGATATATCTACAAGTTTCtcttttgagagagagagaaaaaaaaaagttttccttgGTTGGGCAGCTAACTAACTAGCATCACTAGTCAAACCGTTAGCTCCAGGGGCAGGGACTCACCCTTCACCGGTACTTCGACTCGTCCACAGCCGACCACAAAGGCACAAAAGTAGCCACAAGAAGCATGCGGACATCCGTCTGGTTGCCATTAGAGGAACTCCTCTCTTAGACTAAATTGTCAAGTGAAGTTTTCTCCTCTTGTCAGGCTGCATCGCCACTTTTTTGGTCTCATGCGCTGactcgcaaaaaaaaagatagtaaTCTCCCATGGTTTTCAGTCGTgccttacaaaataaatgagctATTGTTTCCGGGAACCttgttacaaaataaaagcaaaggtTTCCTGTATAGCGAGAAACAAATACTGTAGAACAGAATataaaaatagtaaatatttgtaataataaaaaaaaatcataatgaactataaaacaaaattcaatATATTTCATAGCATTAAGTTGcatt is a window encoding:
- the nagpa gene encoding N-acetylglucosamine-1-phosphodiester alpha-N-acetylglucosaminidase, which gives rise to MATRRMSACFLWLLLCLCGRLWTSRSTGEGVSATDDIREPYMDILQPYTDGHGPRHSHRYVRDCQLSVHGNRTHESFRASNHSGLPVAESRLVVYKLPNRIVTGHFTVVRDPLRTLSVLEPGRPGGCGSRRLSTVEETSRAAGCVYAQNGGYFNTHTGQCLGNVVSDGRMVQDSGGVQNAHFGIRRDGTLVFGYLSQDEVLDQSNPFVQLVSGVMWLVRNGEVYVNSSLKAECDETQETGSLRYFADVVSARTALGHDAKGSVILLQLDGQTGERGMSLWEMADFLKQNGVINAINMDGGGSATFVSNGTLANYPSDKCKADVRWRCARAVSTVLCVHPPHCQPSDCGERGRCVDGACRCQEGWRGADCGSSVCQLPSCGPHEVCTASGCVCDAGWTGVNCSRECLPGFYGDGCNQTCSCLNGGSCHHIHGRCSCSPGFTGKNCEEDGRSQAKEQEQETHYLTESTWLTLTIILSVLLMLSLLALVVQLFGHSPPSRTGANYAYLPLTTSDGEVSNSGGAGKWDCSNALELM